The Homo sapiens chromosome 20, GRCh38.p14 Primary Assembly sequence GCTGGCTGCTTGCTAATTCTAAGTCTTGCACTTGCAGAAACCCGAGGTCCGAGCCCCCCAGCAGGCCTCCTTCTCTGTGGTGGTGGCCATTGACTTCGGCACCACGTCTAGTGGCTATGCTTTCAGCTTTGCCAGTGACCCTGAGGCCATCCACATGATGAGGTGAGGTCGGCTGGGCTGAGAGAGTGaggtggggaaggtggggagtTCCTCATACCTTGGTCCCAAAAGTACTGTCACCGAGACATGGGGTCTCCTTGGAGGCCCTGCCACCCCCAGTCTGGGGCTCCCCACTGGGGTAAAAGTTGGAGGATGGGCCCCAGGCCTGGGTCCTTGGCCTCAACTGGAGCAGCTCCCAACCCTCTGTAGGAAAAGTcagactttgtttttaattttgaatttttttgagatataacaaacataacaataaaatatgcaaatgttttttattttccttttttttttttttgaggcggagtctcactctgtcgcctaggctggagtgcaaaggcacgatcttagctcattgcaacctccacctctcgggttcaagcgattctcctgcctcagcctcccaagtagctgggaatacaggtgtgcgccactatgcctggctaacttttgtggggttttttgtttttttttgagacggagtctcactctgttgtccaggctggagtgcagtgacgcaatctcagctcactgcaagctctgcctcctgggttcatgccattctcctgcctcagcctcttgagtagctgggactacaggcgaccgccaccacacccagctaatttttttttttttttttgtatttttagtagagacggggtttcaccgtgttagccaggctggtctcaaattcctgacttcgggtgatccgccagcctcggcctcccagagtgctaggattacagatgtgagccaccaacctggcctttttttttttttctttgagacagggtctcgctctgtcacacaagctggagtgcagtggtgtgatcatagctcactgcagcctcaaactcctgggctcaagcaatcctcccacttcagcctcctgagtagctaggactacagacagcaccaccacacctggctaatttaaaaaaaaaaaaaaatttttttttggagagacagggtctcactgtgttgccagggctggtcttgaattcctggcctcaagtgattatCCCACTTTAGCATCCCAAaaatgctggaattgcaggcgtgagccaccatgcccagcccacaaatatttttctaagcttgtagacaaacacacacatatacaaacatatatgtgtttttttaagtaaaagtgaGATATACAACTTGCTTTGTTTTAAagcttcaacactattttgtagaTATTTCATGTCAGCACATACGAAGCTACCACTTTCTTTGAACGGCCTAGTATTCCATAGTACAGATGTGTCATAATTTATCCATTCCCCTATTGACAGTTTTAGGGGGGTTTTTTCCTCCTCTCATTTTTCACTATTACAAAAAGTGCAGCAGTAATATCCTTCTTTGAAAACTTGTGCCGCAATCTCCATGGGGTAGATTCCTAGAGGTGATTCCTAGGTCCAACATctcaaatcttttttcttttccttttttagtaaaaaggaaaagaaaaaataataaaacaagaaataaaaataaaaacaagaaaatgaaggtTCTAAGGGCTGAGTTGACAAGTCACACAGTTGTTTTGAAAGACATGTTTCAAAAATCCATTCAAATGTTGGGTTTTATGTGGGACCTCAAGGACCTTGGGACCTCAAGACCCCAGTCCTCTGAATATGTCCTAGAGGGTCGGCAGGCAGTAGGTGAAGCTACAGGAGACCTCAAAGCTCTCAACCCAGACTGGGATGGGAGGTAAGAGGGGCTTCCCAAGGCCTGGAGACTGGATGGAAGGGTGAATGGAGACATAGACAGACAGGTAACTGCTCCCAAAATACATGGGACTTGAGCTTCATGAGACTGGACTGTCCTTCCTTCCACATCACAGGAAACCACAAAGGCTCTGAGCACTTACAGCCCTCTAGGAGCTGCAGGGCATCCCAGATGTCTTGCTGATCAACACACATGGCTGAGGCCATGCTGGGGCTAAGGACACATCCAGGAACACTGTCTCTGTCCTGTGGAGGTGACAGTCACAGGAAATAACTGGGGGACATTCCAGCCTCCTCCCAAGCTCTCTCTTCCCACCAGACACCAAGCCCCTAACATCTCTAGAATACCCATCTACTTCTCTCCATGGCCACTGATCGTGCCCAAGTTCAGCCCCGACCTTCTCTCACCTGGATGGCTGCAATATCCTCCTCCTTGGTTTCCTTTCTCCATGCTCCCTTCCCTGCATTCTGTTGCTCCATGGGAGCCAGTGACCTTTCTTTCTAAAGGCAAATGTGGTCATACCTCTTGGCTACTTTAAATCCACGAAGACAGAATTCTGAATGGCCTTCTGTGCTCTTCATGATCTCACCTTAGCATTCTTGTGTTTTCTCCTGCTGCCTATGGAGCCGACCCATAGCTAGTTCTCCCTGCTCTTTCACATCTGTAAgtttttgcacatgctgttccctctgcctggattcCCACCCAAGAAGGGAGGGTTGCACTGACTGCCCTGTGCCTCCGCAGGAAATGGGAGGGCGGAGACCCGGGCGTGGCCCACCAGAAGACCCCGACCTGCCTGCTGCTGACTCCGGAGGGCGCCTTCCACAGCTTTGGCTACACCGCCCGCGATTACTACCATGACCTGGACCCCGAAGAGGCGCGGGACTGGCTCTACTTCGAGAAGTTCAAGATGAAGATCCACAGCGCCACGGTGAGTCACAGGGCTCCAGACAGGGAGGCGGGGCCAGCATGGAAAAGGGCAGGGCTAATGGGGGTGGGTGGGACAAAACCAAAACGTGTGAGGACCGGCCCGATGGAGTCGTGGCTGAGAGGGGGCGGGGCTAAAGGGAGACGTCGGACTCCGGTGTGGGCGGAGCTCAGAAATGAGGTGGAGGCGGGGCTAATGTGGGTGGGGCTAATAGTGAAGCTGGGGTTGCAGGAGGGGTGGGGCTAAGGAGAGGGGTCGGGGCAGAGCTAATGTCACATGGGGCAAGAGTGGGACGGTGGTAAAGAGGAGGGGAAGCTCCAGGAAACGGGGTGATTTTAAGAGCGAGGTCGTCAGGAAATGAGTGCCAAGCTGAGGCCTCCTGCAGAGCCGCCCTGTGTCCCTGCCAGGATCTCACCTTGAAGACCCAGCTAGAGGCAGTAAATGGAAAGACGATGCCCGCCCTGGAGGTGTTCGCCCATGCCCTGCGCTTCTTCAGGGAGCACGCCCTTCAGGTGCGCTGCGGCCCCACCTCTGCCGACTGTGGCAGGGACCCCCTATTTTCCCCTCATCCGAAACCGCTCCCCCATCCCGTCCCCGACATTGGATGGGTAGCCACCGCCGGAGCTCAGAGGTCATCTTCTCCAGTACCCTCCTCCCTTTTTGTCTGGTAGAGCCTGCACCAAGCCATACTGATGGGAGGGGGGCCGATTCTTCCAGCTCTGCTGGGAAGTCCTTCCTGTGATTTGATTAGTACCTCCAGTTCCGCAGAGGGCTGAAGACCACCCTCCCTCCAAGCCAGCTTTCCTCTCACTGCCCCCTCCTGTACCAGGAGCTGAGGGAGCAGAGCCCATCGCTGCCAGAGAAGGACACTGTGCGCTGGGTGTTGACGGTGCCTGCCATCTGGAAACAGCCAGCCAAGCAGTTCATGCGGGAGGCTGCCTACCTGGTGAGGACGTGCAGGCGGGCCCGAGAACACTGCTCAGGAAGGGCCAGGCCTGTCCCCATGCTTGCATGCACCCCACCACCCTTGAGACCACAGAGTCATTGTGGAAAGAACTTCAGCCTGCTCCTGATGGGAGTTTGTAGAGTTGCTCCCACCAGAAGAGGGAGTGGGCCTGCAGGAACAGGGGACAGAGGGACAAAAGACACAGCCCAGGCCAGTGTAGACAGTGCCTTAAGTCAGGTGTCCTAAAAGCAGAGCCCAAGAtggagagtctttttttttttttttttttttgagacagtctcgctctgtcgcccaggctggagcgcagtggcgtgatctcggctcactgcaagctctgcctcccaggttcacgccattctcctgcctcagcctcccgagtagctgggactacaggtgcccgccaccacgcccggctaattttttgtatttttagtagagacggggtttcatcgtgttagccaggatggtttcaatctcctgaccttgtgatccgcccgcctcggcctcccaaagtgctgggattacaggcgtgagccaccgcgcccggccaagatggaGAGTCTTATATGTGAGGTCTATTGAAGAAGGTTTCTCAGGAGAAAGGCGAGGGAGGGAGGCGGGACAGGAGAAGGAGCTATGAAGGATGTGGTCTTTGCTGGAGTCTAGCCTCAGGTTTAGCCTCAGCTAGATCCCATGGGGAGCTGCAGAGGGAGAACTGTAGCACAGAGTTGGGGCCGGCTTCTTGCACATCCGTATCGGTCTGTCACTGGTTCTGGGGAAATGGGAGGGAAACCTCTCCAAGTGAGGCCATTCCCATTCAGCTGAGGGCAGTTATCCAGAGGAGGTAGCAGCTGTGAGCCAATAGCAGCCAACACTCACAGTGGCAGGCAGGGCACCCAGAACATTCACTTCACTTGGCATCAGTATTTTGAGGGACACCCCCACCACCGCCCACCTTTGTTGGTTCTTGAGCAGGGGAAATAGGACTATGAAATAAAGGGAGGCGATTCTAGCCAATGCATACAGGTCTTCCTACCACTGAGATGCTCAAAGGTCTAGAGCAAGGAGTTGGGGGGGGCTCCCGTGGAGACAGAGAGGGCATAGCCTCAAGACTCATTGCTTGGTCGTAACCCTAGAGCCTTGGATACAGACCCTAAGCTGTCCAAAAGGGATCTCAAGCCTGCCTGTGGACACCCTGGAGGGACCCCCAATCCTCCCATACCTATGGGCCAGGCATGACCCAGGGCCAGGTCTGTAAATGTCTACACTTTTCACTGGAAGGAGCTAACCCTGAGCACAGTGGACATCCCTGTGCAAAGATCAGGACGGAAGCAAGGCTGTCCCCAGCCAGAACAAACACCTGCTCCCCCAGCGTCCCCTTGCCTATTTTCCCACCCTCCTTCTCACGCTGTTCCCTGGCTGCTCAGGAAAGTCTGGCCCTGGGTAAAAGTCTCCATTCACACCCTTATCCCTCTCCCCTATCTGGTCAGAATCTGGGGAACCCTACAAAACCATAATATACTTCCCACAGGGATCCCCTACCCTGAAGGAAATAACTCCAGATCTCAAGTGTTTTTCTCCACCCAACTGGCCTGTCTTGGTGCCTGGAATTTCAGCTTCCTCCCTGCTGTATCAGATTCCCTGGGAACAAAGTTCTCCTGGAAGTGGGGTGGCCTATGGCTACCGTCTGACACCAGCCTAGTGGAGAAAGAGGGTTCAATGAGCTAAAAGGGCTCCCCACCACCTCCTCTGAGCCATCACACACCCCCACATTGTGCTAGAGTCTCTGCCAATACCCCCAGCCAGCGCTCAGCTGGCCGCTTGTACCTGTGAAGGGGAACCTTGCTGCAGCCCCGCTATCTTGGGAAATTTGAAGGGGCAGATCCCAGGGGTTCTAGGTCTGCATTCTGTCTAGAGTCTTTTCCTGCTGGGCAACTTCTTGGCATATTTGGCCAGGGCCATTCCCTCCCCAGCCTGGTCACAGCGTGGCTATGAGGCAGCTCCAAATTTGTGCAGCACAGAGGGGCCTGAGAGGCCTAACATGGGTGGGGTGtgatggaggaggaggtgggagccCCACAGGCCGCGGTTCCCCACCTCACAGTGCCATCTTAGGTGTGACAGCCCACAGTGCTGCCTGACCCTGCCCACCACCCATCCCCAGGCTGGACTAGTGTCCCGAGAGAATGCAGAGCAGCTACTCATCGCCCTGGAGCCCGAGGCCGCCTCGGTATACTGCCGCAAGCTGCGCCTGCACCAGCTCCTGGACCTGAGTGGCCGGGCCCCAGGTGGTGGGCGCCTGGGTGAGCGCCGCTCCATCGACTCCAGCTTCCGTCAGGGTGAGCTGCCCCCGGGGACACCACCCACCCCTGGAGGGTCAGAGGGTCACTGAAGCCAGAAGCTCAGCCATGTCTAGTATGAAGGGGAGAGGGTACCCACCCTGGAGGAGCCCAATTTGAGCAGGCAGAAACATGGCTGGTGGAGCCTGTCTGAGGAAGGGAGGCACAGCCCTGCCCAAGGGCAACCTCGTCTCAGGGTGGGACATGCCCTACCTAGGGCAGCCCAATCTCAGGGTGGAGATTTCACCTTGCCCTAGGGGAGCAAAGTCTGAGGAGGGCAGGACTCCGCCCAGCCCTGAGTCTGAGGGTTGGGGGAGACACAGACTACCCCAGGAGGAAACTGCTGGGGTACTGACAAAGGAGGAAGTCAGCCCACTGCATCAGCTGTCCCCTTCACTCCCCTCATCTTCCCCGACACACATCAGCCCCAAGCTCCTGCTGCCAGGACCAGGCACCCAGGCCAAGGACAGCTATGGTCATCCTCCCAAATGCCATCTCCCAGGGCAGGGAGAAGCCCTAAGTCCTGAGTCCCCTCTGAGACTCCAAAGACCTACCTGCCTCCGCTCCTCCAAACCCCTCTAACCCTGATTTTGCCATGACCTGAGACCTCCTGCGTTAAAGGAAGGCCCTGTGTCCATAAATATTTCCCCACAGCTGTTGGATACAGGGTGGGAGTTTGGGGTTCAGGATTGCCCTCTCCCAGTCAGGAGCAGGTTGGAGTTTCAGGAGCACTGGCTGCTCCCAGTGCCCATGGAGGTCCTGGGCAGGAGGATGGGAGTTGAACGCCATAGCTGGAGCACCTCCTTCTAATCTCACTCCCTGCTGTCTCCTGACCCCCAGCTCGGGAGCAGCTGCGAAGGTCCCGCCACAGCCGCACGTTCCTGGTGGAGTCAGGCGTAGGAGAGCTGTGGGCAGAGATGCAAGCAGGTAGGGGGAAAGGGGGACGGAGTGTTATCCTTGGCCCCTACCGGGCACCATATACTGATGGGGGGAAGGGCATGTTTGCAAAGCCCgtctcttcctcctccattcGCTGTACCCAACCTGGCCGTCCCCTCACAGTCACccgcacccccaccccactcacaGCGGCGCCCCTAACTCCCACTCCTCCAGGGGATTCTCCGCGGACGCTCGGGTGGAGTTGCAGAGCCTCTGGAACCATTTCTGCCCCACACCCTGCGCCCATATGTGGTGGTCTGAGGTTCAAGCACCTGAAGCCCCTCACGTCCCTCCCCCGACCCTGCAGACAGGCCTTGGGACCCGGGGCAGGGCTGGAGGCTGGGCGAGGCTGGAGGGGGCGCAGGGCTGAGGGTGCGAGGCCGCCCACGAGTGTGTGCCCGCGCTCGCCGCCGCAGGAGACCGCTACGTGGTGGCCGACTGCGGCGGAGGCACCGTGGACCTGACGGTGCACCAGCTGGAGCAGCCCCATGGCACCCTCAAGGAGCTCTACAAGGCATCTGGTGAGTAGCCAGGCGGCGCCCCGGTACCCAGCGCGACCCGGGCTCCGGCCCCGCCACTGCCCCCTGGCGGCCCGGCGAGCGCTGACGCCCTCTTCGCCCCCTGCTCCACCCCAGGGGGCCCTTATGGCGCGGTGGGCGTGGACCTGGCCTTCGAGCAGCTGCTGTGCCGCATCTTCGGCGAGGACTTCATCGCCACCTTCAAAAGGCAACGGCCGGCAGCCTGGGTAGATCTGACCATCGCCTTCGAGGCTCGCAAGCGCACTGCTGGCCCACACCGTGCAGGGGCGCTCAACATCTCGCTGCCCTTCTCCTTCATTGACTTCTACCGCAAGCAGCGGGGCCACAACGTGGAGACCGCTCTGCGCAGGAGCAGGTGGGTCCTGAGCCCGCGGGCTCAGGCAGGGTTTGCCGACCCGGGAATGACCGTGCACTGGAGGGTCCCGGGCCCCAAGGAACGGTGGGGGTCTGCCTGATTCATCCCACATATACACTAAGCCAGCAGGGCGTCGGGGTGGGGCGGCGGGGAGCGGCGAGTGAGTGCCCCAGCCCAGCAGGCTCCACCCACGGAATCCGCAGCCCGAACTGGGGCAAGACAGAGAATCATAGCGGGGAGGCGGCAATGCCTATCTCCTCCCAGCCTTCTCTACACCCCCACCCCGGGCCCTGCGGGCCCATGCTCCTCGGTTTCCCTGCACCAAAGCAAGGGGAGGCCCCTCCCAGGACCTCGTACCTGGAACCTGGAGCAGGCTGGCAACTAAATCCTCTGAGTGAGTAGGGTGGAGATAAGGGACTAACATCCCGCAGGTCCAGTCCTCCAGACACCACGTGCAGTCGGTGCCCAGGCACTTCTgcctggaggcagaggtagaGAATAAGGACCACGGACCCCAAACTGGGGCAAGCAGCTGGGCCCTGACCGATGGATATTTGCCCCTTTCACCACCAACAGCGTGAACTTCGTGAAGTGGTCCTCACAGGGGATGCTCCGAATGTCTTGTGAAGCCATGAACGAGCTCTTTCAGCCCACCGTCAGCGGGATCATCCAGCACATAGGTGAGCACCTGAGCTTGGTCCCCCACCCGCCCCTACATGAACAAACAGATGCAGAATAATTCCCCCCCATCAGTGCCTAGATACCTCCACACATCCATACACTGTGATGAGACCTAGAATCATCTAGAACACCTGcgggatgaagtgcagtggtgattAAGAGCTAGAGGGTTGATATGTAGTCTTGCCAAGGCAAAAAACTtctggtgcctcagtttccccatttataaaatggggtgATAGTATTGGGTTCTCAAAACGTTATCACAGGGATAAAATGAGCTGAAGTACCTAGAGTGAGCACAATGTCTTGCACACAATGTCTAGGTGTTTAATACGTGTAAAATGCATATCCTTATCTCTCGTCCTCCACGTCGTGGTGGGAGAGAAGTGGGGAGCGTGAGTGTTGGGGAGGCGAAGCCCTCGAGGACTCCCGTGAGCTCTCAAAGAAAGTGCTCAAATGGCTACTTTCTAGTCGCCAGGTAGGTACAGGCTAGGGAGGGGAGGCGCCGGTGGCCGCCTAGTGGTGGCCTCAGTGGCTCTCTCTCCCCCGCCCCTTCTCCTCTGCCCCCTTCACCCGCGTCCCCCCGTCCTGTCCCGCAGAGGCCCTGCTGGCACGGCCGGAGGTGCAGGGTGTGAAGCTGCTGTTCCTAGTGGGCGGCTTCGCCGAGTCAGCGGTGCTGCAGCACGCGGTGCAGGCGGCGCTGGGCGCCCGCGGTCTGCGTGTCGTGGTCCCGCACGACGTGGGCCTCACCATCCTCAAAGGCGCGGTGCTGTTCGGCCAGGCGCCGGGCGTGGTGCGGGTCCGCCGCTCGCCGCTCACCTATGGCGTGGGCGTGCTCAACCGCTTTGTGCCTGGGCGCCACCCGCCCGAAAAGCTGCTGGTTCGCGACGGCCGCCGCTGGTGCACCGACGTCTTCGAGCGCTTCGTGGCCGCCGAGCAGTCGGTGGCCCTGGGCGAGGAGGTGCGGCGCAGCTACTGCCCGGCGCGTCCCGGCCAGCGGCGCGTACTCATCAACCTGTACTGCTGCGCGGCAGAGGATGCGCGCTTCATCACCGACCCCGGCGTGCGCAAATGCGGCGCGCTCAGCCTCGAGCTTGAGCCCGCCGACTGCGGCCAGGACACCGCCGGCGCGCCTCCCGGCCGCCGCGAGATCCGCGCCGCCATGCAGTTTGGCGACACCGAAATTAAGGTCACCGCCGTCGACGTCAGCACCAATCGCTCCGTGCGCGCGTCCATCGACTTTCTTTCCAACTGAGGGCGCGCCGGCGCGGTGCCAGCGCCGTCTGCCCGGCCCCGCCCTCTTTCGGTTCAGGGGCCTGCGGAGCGGGTTGGGGCGGGGGAAACGATAGTTCTGCAGTCTGCGCCTTTCCACGCCCTCCAGCCCCGGGGGAGATAAGGTCATGGGAgagtgggtggggacacacccaGAGACTGGCTTTGGGATTGGGCACTGGTCCGCTGACTGCCAGGCTGAAGGGACCCGCCAAGGACTGAACGGGTAAGAGAAGAGGTTTGCAAGACAGAGCGCGCAGCCCGGCAAGGGGCATGTGACCCCGAAGGAAGAACGCAACAGAAGAGTCCTGGTCTGAACTTGGCCgagtaggggtgggggtgggatggcAGGAGGAGCCGCAGGAGGAAGGAGGTTGTGCAGGGTCTGGACCTGCAGGGCTGAAGTTCACTCATCGACCGACTCAGCCCCAACCGGGAGCCAGGCAGAAAAACCCTGTGCCGTAGGAAAGTGACTGGAAGTGGACTCCAGagggacaggtgtggtggcacagtccTGGTGTGGTGCTGACCACCCAAATATGACTGTGAATTGTGGAAAGGGCAGTAGATCTCTAATGTGGAGGTGGGAACATTATTGTGGTGGAGGCAATTATGAGGGTAGCATTTCTTTCGAGACAAAACACCCGTCTGGGAAGGCCCCAAGGTCAGCTTATGAAGGACCCCACTTGCACCCCACCCCAGCCATGGAAGAGCAGCTGGAGGGTGGATGGGGAGGCCAGAGGGAGCAATGAGGGGTGGTCCCAGCTCTGCTATTGACTCGGTATGCCTTTAGGACATTCTCTTACCGCtcatgggcctcagtttcctaaagTGTGAAATGTCAGGCACTTCCCTCTAACTGGCATGCAACAGCCCCACCTGCCTGAGAGCCCTGAGGTGACAATAAAACATTTATGCTCAAGGGGAAGCCACAGCCTGCTGATATGGCGTGGAGACCCTAATAGTGGGAGGAATGCAAGGGTTCCCGGTgctagagagagaagggagaaagctTTCAGCTGTGCATAGGGAACTGACCAGAAGGGGGTGCTGCTGTCTCCCATCAAGCATCCCAAACAACTCCACTGCTTAAGACCTCTCTGGCCTACACATGAGGTCCCTCTCTCCTCATTCAAATTAATTGTCTTGGCAGCCAGCTTCTGGCCTAAAATGCCACCACCTGTGCATACCTCTTGTGGGGCTAGGTGCTATAATACCACGCGGTGCCCCTGCCTCCTGAGTGAGTCTACCCAAGTCTTTCCCTGGCCCATCTGCAAAGGAGTAGGCATTACCCCAACCCCAGAGAACAAAAATCCACCTGGCCTCCGGTATCCACTGGAAG is a genomic window containing:
- the HSPA12B gene encoding heat shock 70 kDa protein 12B isoform X4: MPALEVFAHALRFFREHALQELREQSPSLPEKDTVRWVLTVPAIWKQPAKQFMREAAYLAGLVSRENAEQLLIALEPEAASVYCRKLRLHQLLDLSGRAPGGGRLGERRSIDSSFRQAREQLRRSRHSRTFLVESGVGELWAEMQAGDRYVVADCGGGTVDLTVHQLEQPHGTLKELYKASGGPYGAVGVDLAFEQLLCRIFGEDFIATFKRQRPAAWVDLTIAFEARKRTAGPHRAGALNISLPFSFIDFYRKQRGHNVETALRRSSVNFVKWSSQGMLRMSCEAMNELFQPTVSGIIQHIEALLARPEVQGVKLLFLVGGFAESAVLQHAVQAALGARGLRVVVPHDVGLTILKGAVLFGQAPGVVRVRRSPLTYGVGVLNRFVPGRHPPEKLLVRDGRRWCTDVFERFVAAEQSVALGEEVRRSYCPARPGQRRVLINLYCCAAEDARFITDPGVRKCGALSLELEPADCGQDTAGAPPGRREIRAAMQFGDTEIKVTAVDVSTNRSVRASIDFLSN